The nucleotide sequence GACGCCCATCCGGTCGATTCCCGGGAGTTCGCCGACTGGCCGCCCCATTGCCTGGCCGGGTCCTGGGGCGCGCGCGTCATCGACGAACTGGCTCCGGCAGCCGGCGAACTCGTGGCCCACAAGGACGCCATGAGCCTTTTCAGCCATGCCGCTGTGGACGGGCTCCTCCAGGGCCTTGGCGTGAAGCGGCTTTGGCTGTGCGGCGTGGCCACCGAATACTGCGTCCAGGCCTGCGCCCTGGATGCGGCGGCCCGGGACTACGGCGTGACGGTGGCCGTCGACGCCATAGCCGGCGTGGACATGATGCCCGGCGCGTCCCAGGCGGCCCTGGAGGCCATGGCCCGGGCCGGAGTCCGTTTGGTCTCCTGCGACGACGTGCTGTCCGCTTTTTAAACAGTGGACGTTGCCGCCCAAGCGAGATTAAGGACAAGCTGAAGTCCCTGCTCCCTCCGGCTCGGAAGCCTGACTTCTGGCCGGGCGTTCTGTTTGCATCGATCGTCCGACACGCCAGCAAGCCCAAAGCGGAGGGGTTCCCATGCCTAATAGAGCGTATCTTTGCCGAAAGCCGCCTGTTGCTTTTCCTGCAATTGGGCAACTCGTCCTGCGTTGCCTGCTGCTCGCCCTGGTCCTGGTTCTGGGCCTGGGGCAGACCGCCTGGACCGCCCAACCCGCCCCGGCCGCGAGCGCGGCCAGACAACCCCGCCAAAGCGCCTGGGAATTCGATCAGGTTGGGCTGAAAGGCGTGCTCTATCCGTCGCTCATGCTCTGCATGGCCAAGATGCAGGTGAATCCGCAGCAACAGGACGGCGAACTGGGCGACGCCAACGGTCTGCTCGGCATTTCGGTGGTCTCGCCACGCGCCGGGGCCAAGGCCGTGGTGGAGTTGACTTCCTCCTCGCCCCTGGTCCATCCTGGTCGGGTCGAGGTGGCCTTGCCGCAAAAAGGCAAGGTGTATCAGGTGTTTCCTTATGTATCCATGGACGAGGCCGTCGTGTTGCAGCGTCATGCCTCGCCTGCGACTCTGACGGCCAAGCTTTGGCTGGACGGCGTCCCCCAGGGGGAGCGTTCGGCTCAGGTCTCCATCGCTTCCATCAATGACTGCGTGTTCGGCTTGAAGGACGATGAGACGTATTATGGGACGCTTTGGCTCTTTGCCGCCTACGTCAACGAGAACCACCCGGCCGTGCAGCAGATTTTGCAAGAGGCCCTGACCTCTCGGGAGGTGGCCGCTTTTAACGGCTACCAATCCGATCCGGCCGGCGTGCGCAAGCAGGTCAAGGCCGTCTGGCAGGTGTTGCGACGGCGCGGCATCCGCTATTCGAACATCGAAAAAGCGTCCGTGAAGCTTGATGACGTCGCGGTGCAGCATGTGCGGTTTGTCAGCGACGCCTTGTTGTCGCGGCAGGCCAATTGCGTGGAAGGCAGCTGCCTGCTGGCCTCGATTTTCACGAAAATCGGCCTGGAGACATGGCTTGTGGCCTTGCCCGAGCATATGCTCGTGGCCGTTGCCCTGGACCCGCAAGGCAAGCAGATGCTGTATCTAGAAACAACGCTACTGAGTGAATCGACTTTCGAGGACGCGGCCAAGGCCGGCCAGCTCCAGATGGATGAGGTCTACGCCAAGGCGCGCAAGGCCGAGGCCCGCAAAAAAGCCGGCAAGGCCGGCGACGAGGAGGACGCCCAAGAGCCGTACCTGATTTCCATAAGCGAGGTCCGCAAGCGTGGCATCCTGCCGATTCCCGACACCGAGGAAGCCAGGAAACGGTTTTTTCTGACGAAATAGCCGATTGAAACCATCGTAACCAGTCATTGCGTTGTGAAATGCCTGGAATTCGCTCCCTGCGAGGGCCGCTTTGGAGTTTTTGGCTGTCGCCGGCAGTCTCCCTTACGGACAGCCGTGGTCCGCAGTGGATGGATGTTGCGAACAAAAAGAGCTTCACTGGCGGGCTAATGCCGTTGCCGCTTTGTTGCCGCAACGAAGAAGGGGTCGCGACTTACATCGTAACCCCTTGAAATATGGTGGGCAATACAGGATTCGAACCTGTGGCCTTTGGCTCCGGAGGCCAACGCTCTATCCAACTGAGCTAATTGCCCAAGGAAGGAAGCTTTTACGCGCCGGCCCAGCGGATGTCAACAAGGAAATCTTGCTGTCCTATTCCGGTTTGGGGAGGGGATAAAGCCCGGCTCCAGCAGCATGGTGTCCTGGGCGTGTCTTCCAGCCACCTTCCCGGCTTTGGTCCGGACTAACCGGCCTGGACCGCGCTCAAGGCGTCCACGCTGCGGGTCACCGGTCCAAGGGACGTACAGACCTGGTTCCTGCCCAGGTGCTTGGCTTGGTAAAGCGCCTTGTCCGCTTTTTCCAGCAGATCCTTGCGCCGGGTCAAGGCGCCGGGCTGCAAGGCCGAGACGCCGATGGACACGGTGATGGAAAAGTCCTCGCCGTCATGGACGAAACGCGCTTCGGCAATGGCGCCTCGCAGCCGCTCGGCCAGGATTCGCGCCTGTTCCTCGGCCGTCTGGGGCAGAATAACCACGAATTCCTCGCCGCCGTAGCGGGCCGTGAAATCCGTGCTACGAAGGGTTTCCGACAGGATGCTCCCCACCTCGCGCAGCACGTGGTCGCCGACCAGGTGGCCGTAGCGGTCGTTTATGCCCTTGAAATGGTCGATGTCGACCATAAGCAGGCTCATGGCATGGCGGTAGCGCTGGTGGCGGCGCAATTCGTCGATGAGGCGTTCATCAAAGGCCCGACGGTTGTGGATGCGGGTGAGGCCGTCGTGGTCGGCCCGGATCTTGACCTGATTGAAGAGGGCAGCGTTTTTCAGCGCCAGAGCCAAATGGTTGATGGAAGCGTAGAGGGCCTGGACCTGATCCTTGCCCAGGGCGCGGCCTTTGGCTCGGTAGAGCACGAGCAGGCCAAACATCTGGCCGCCGGCCCGAAGCGGCAAGGTGATGAGATCTTCAGGGGCGGTCGGGACGCCGACCGACTCGTGGTCGGCTCCGCCGTCGAGGAAGCTGGCCTTGTAGCTGTGCATGGGCTTGCCGGCGAGCTTGGCGGCCTGACGCAGCAACTGCTCGGTCCAGTGGCGTTCGGCCGTTTGGTCCATGTCGGGTTCCAGGAACAGTTCGGCTTCAAGATTCCCGCCTTCGCCGGTCTGCCACAGCGCGCCCATGAGCGCCTGCAGGGGCAGAAGCAGCTCAAGATCCTCCCGAGCGTTGTCCAGGATCACGATGGGGTCCAGGGACTCGCTGGCCCGGGTGAGAATGCGGTTGAGAAACAGCACAAGATCGGTCTTTCGGGCCAGAAGCTCGCGCTCCAGCATGATCTCGCGGGTCATGCGGAAAATGTCGTCGTACAGGCTCTTGACTTCCTTGGCCCGGAAGATGACGTCGCGGATCTTTTTGTCGGTCAGCGGCTCGGACACGGCGGACAAAAAGCCGTTTTCCAACACGTCCTCGAATTCGGCCACGGACTGGGTGGCCCCGAGCACCAACACCCGTTGGGGGGTCTCCCATTCCTCAATGATCTTCTGGGTATCAAGGGGCAGGGCGTCCCAGGCTTCCTTGACCACAAAGACGACAAGGGGCGCGGCCCGAGCGATGTCCCTGGCGCCGGGATGGCTGCCCATGGGCCAGTTGCGCAGCACGTAACCGGCTCCAAGCGCCGAACTCACGGCCGTCGCGGCCTCTTCGCCAAGTCCGATGCCCCACACATGTTCGGGGCGGATTCCGCGCGTCATGGCTGCCTCCTTGGGTCAGGGCCGGCACAATATGCCTGCCCGACACGCTCTTTGCAAAAGACAGTCCAAACAGTAATAGGCTGCGCCGTTTGACAACCGGCCCAGGCTGTGGCTCCCTGGCTCCATGCACCCCCCCCGTATCTTCGCTACGTTGGACCCGTTTATCGAAGGGGCCGACATCATGGGCAGAAAGGTGGCCAACGCGGCCTTTCTCGATGCCCTGGCCCGGCGCGATCCCTTTGACGCCTACCACTTTTTCATGCCCTCCGAGCGCGAGCGCCAGCGCCAGGAAGGTCTGCTCGCCGCCCGTTATCCGGCCCTGGCCGGGCGCGGCGCGTTCAAAGTTCTGACGCGTCAGGAGCTGCCGGCCGCCCTGGGAACCACGGACTACGCGGTCTTTCACCTCTCGGATTGCCTCACTGCCCAGGCCCGTCTGGCCGCTGCCCGGAACGCTCTCTCTCGAGTGATCTTTCCCATCACCGGCGGCATCCATTCCCTAAGCTACGCCCACTATCAGCGCGATTTTCTGGCCCATCTCGCGCCCGCGACCACCCGGCGCGACGCCATCGTGTGCACCTCGAAGGCCGGCCGGGAAGCCGTGACGGCTCTGTTTAAGGCCTTGCGCCGGGGCTACGGTCTCTCGCCCGAGGCTTATCCCGCGCCCGAACTGGCCTTGATCCCCCTGGGCGTGGAGCCCGACGACTGGCGGCGTCTTGACGGCCAGGAACGCGCGGAGGCCCGGGCCGCCTGGGGCATCGCCCCCCAGGGCACGGTGCTCCTCATGTTCGGACGGGTTTCCCACAGCTCCAAGATGGACCTGCTCCCGCTTTTTCGGGCCGTGCAGCGTCTCATGGCTTCCGGCCTGGATGTCTCGAACCTGATGCTGGTGGTGGCCGGCTGGACCGATGACGACGATCCGTTTTTGGGGACCCTGGCCGCCTTGGCCGCCAACGTGGGCCTGCGCCTGGTTCTGGTGCGCCGGCCGGACGAGGCGGCCAAGCGGCAACTGTTCGGCCTGGCCGACGCGTTTGTCTCCCTGGCCGACAATCCCCAGGAAACCTTTGGCCTCACGCTCCTGGAGGCCATGGCCGCCTGCCTGCCGGTGGTCGCCTCGGACTACGACGGCTACCGCGACATCGTTGCGCCGGGGCGCACCGGCTGGCTGTTGCCGACGCTGGGGCTGCCCCGGTCCCCGGCGCGCGATGTGCTGGCTCCGCTGTGCTACGACAACCATACCCATCTGCGCCTGGCCCAGGCTACGGCCGTGTCCGTGCCGGCCCTGGCCGAAGCGCTGGCCACTGTCCTTGGCGATCCCGATAAGGCCCGGGGCCTGGGTGAGGCCGGGCGCGAGCGGGCCGTGGCGCAATTCACCTGGGACGCCTGCGTTGGCCGCCATCTGGAGCTCTGGAAACGCCTGGCCGCGCAGCCCGTGCCGGATCGGGACCAGTTGGCCGCCACGCCCCATCCCTGGACCCTGGCCTACGACGAGGTCTTTGCTGGTTATCCCTCGGGCAGGCTTGGCGACGACCTGCGGCTGGTCTGGACCCGGGCCGGCCAGGCGGTCTACCACCGCCAGGATTTTCCGGTGATCTACGCCGAGCTGTCCCGGGAGGTGCGGCCCGAGGCTCTGCGGGTGCTGGTCTTTCTGGCCCGGGGCGGCTGTCCGGGCCTGACCCTGGCCAGACGTCTGGCTGCGGCCGTGCCGGGACTCGACGAAGCCGCCGCCGTCTGGCATGTGCTGTGGGCGCTCAAGCAAGATTTGCTCGAAGTGCAAAAGGAGCCGGCATGACGCGCCCCATGGGCCATGACACGACAGAGCGGGGCGATGGGTTCGCCCCGGCCAAACGCAGCCTGGGCCAGAATTTTCTGGTCGATCCCAACGTTTCCGCCAAGATCGTGGCCCAGTTGCGGATCGGGCCTGAAGACACGGTCATCGAGATTGGCCCTGGGCGGGGAGCCCTTTCGGGTCATATCCTGGCCGCCGGGCCGCGCGCCTATCTGGCCCTGGAAAAGGATCGGGAACTGGCCGCCCGGCTGCCGCGCGAGCATCCCGGGGCCCATCCGGCCCTGGTCGATGCCTTGCGCCTGGACTGGTCGCGCCTTGACGCCTTGGACGGCGCCAAGCTGGTGGGCAATCTTCCCTATAATATCGCTTCGCCGCTGTTGTGGGATATCTGCTCCCAGGCCTCGCGCTTTGCCGTGGGGGTCTTCATGGTGCAGCACGAGGTGGCCCTTCGCCTGTGCGCCGCTCCGGGCGGCAGGCAGTACGGGGCGCTGACCGCCTGGACGTCGTCGTTTGCCCGGTTCGATTATTGTTTCAAGGTGTCGCCCGGGGTGTTTCGGCCCCAGCCCAAGGTGGATTCGGCGGTGGTGGCCGTGACTCCCCGGGCGAGCAAGGAACGGCCCGAGGACCCGGCCGGCCTGGCGACCTTGCTCAAGCGGCTTTTTTCCATGCGCCGCAAGCAGTTGGCCGGCATCTTGAAGCCCCACTGGGACGAGGCCCTGGCCCAGGCATGCGCCGGGCACGGCATCGAGGGGCGCGTTCGGCCCGAAACCTTGACGCCAGGCCAGTTCCAGCAGCTGGCCAAATTGCTGAAAACGCGCTTGCCCTCTTGACTTTGGGGCTGAAATCGATTTTGGTTTGCCCACTCACGTGCGTCGCGTCAGGCCGGAAACGGCGACGCAGGGGCAGGAGGGCCGTCCTTGCCGCGGGGAGGCGAGGGGGGGCGTCCCTGTTGATGTTGACGGAACGCGCCGGAGTGATTTGCGAGCATAGCGCCGCCGCCAGGCCGGAGGCGATCAACCGAGGAGGAGAGGACTGATGACCAAGGCTGATCTGGTAGGAAAAATTGCCGAAAAGACAGGGCTGACCAAAGCCAACGCCGAACGCGCCCTCAACGCCTTTATCGAGGCGATCGAGGAAACGCTGGTTGGCGAAGGCAAGATCACGCTGACGGGGTTTGGCACCTTCATGGTGGACGAGCGCAAGGCCCGCACCGGCCGCAATCCCCGCACCGGCGCCGAGATCAATATCCCGGCTTCCAAAGTCGTCAAATTTCGGCCGGGCAAATTGCTCAAGGACGCTATTCAATAACCAATCGCGGGAGAAGCTCACATGTTACACGGCGAAACCGTCCACAGCCCCCTGCCGCAGGACCTCCCCTGGTGGCAGCCCGATCATTTCGTGTTTTTCAGCGTGCTCTACTTGGTGCTCTTCATCATCGCCTCGGGCATGGGCTATTGCATCTTCAAAGCCTACCAGGACACCAAGAACGCCCCGGCTCACGGCCACCACTAAGTCTTTTCCCGGCCTCGGGATCGCGCCGCCGCCCGGCTTGCCGCCGGGCGGTTTTGTTTGGCGTGTGGGGGCCTGCGCCTTTGCCGGGCGCTGAACCTGTCGGGGACGGGGATGTCGGCGCTTTTATGGGAAAACGCTTGGCGCTTTTCCAGACCAGGGCAGGCCTCATCCGGCAGGGGAGGCGGCGGTTGAACGACGGGATCTTTTTTGACAAGACGTGGATTGCCTCCCTTGACAGGGAGGAGTGCGTCGGGTAAATGACCCTGCTTTACCGCGAGGGAATTTTTCAAAGAGGGGGTGATGTGAATGCCCGGTGTCTACCTTGAGGAGTCCGACAACTTTGACGTGGCCCTGCGCCGCTTCAAGAAGCAGGTCGAAAAATCCGGGATTCTCTCCGAGCTGAAGAAACGTCAGCACTTTGAGAAACCCAGCGTCATGCGCAAGAAGAAGAAGGCCGCCGCTCGCAAGCGGTTGCTCAAGAAAATGCGCAAAATCAACATGATGTAATGAATCTCATAGCCCGTATCGAATCCGACTACCTGGCTTCCATGAAGGCCAGGGACGAGTTGACCCTCGGTGTCTTGCGGATGCTTAAGTCAGCCGCGAAAAACCGTCAGGTCGAACTGCGACGCCCTTTGACCGAGGACGAGTATTGCGACGTCCTGGCCAAGCAGGCCAAGCAGCGCCGGGAGTCCATCGAACAGTTCGCCAAGGCGAACCGGGCTGATCTTGTCGAAAAAGAGGAGCGGGAGCTGGGCGTTTTGCTCGCCTATCTTCCCGCTCCCTTGACCGACGACGAGCTTGCCGCCGCCGTCAACGCCGCCGTGACCGACCTTGCCGCCGCCTCCATGAAGGACATGGGGAAGGTCGTGCAGGCGGTGCTGGCCGCTCACAAGGGGCGGGTCGACGGCAAGCGGGTCAGCGACGCCGTCAAGGCGCGCCTCGCTTCCTGACCTCCCCGAATCCACATTTTCTTATGGAATCCAGAACTCTTTCGTTGCTGGAGTTTCCGAAGGTTTTGGACCGGTTGGCCGGCTATGCCGCCTCGGAACCGGCCGCCGCCGCCTGTCGGGCCCTTGGGCCCATGGGCGATGCCGCGCGTTTGGCCACGGAACAGCGAAAGCTCGTCGAGGCCCTTGAGCTGCGCCGCGACCGGGCCTTCGAATTCACCGCTTTTCCCGACATCGAGCCGCTTTTCGCCGTACTCGAAAGCGAACGCCGGGTCCTGGACCTCGATGCGCTGGTCGCTCTTTCCCACGTGCTGTCGCGGGTGGCCGCCCTGCGCGAAGCCCTGGGCCGCGAAGAGGGCGACTCCGTACTCGGCGCTATCGTCTACCGCACGCCCTGGGCCAAGAAGACCCAGGCCGCCCTGGCCCGTTGCCTGGGCCCGGACGGACGCCTCAAGGACGAAAGCTCGCCCGAGCTTTTCTCCGTGCGCCAGGAAATCCGCTCCATCCACCAGACCATCCTGACCAAGGTCAAGGAGTTCATCTCCGAGCGCGAGCTGGGGCCGCTTTTGCAGGACGATTACGTCACCATCTCCTCGGACCGCTACGTCCTGCCGCTGCGGGCCAATTTCAAGGGCCGCCTGCCCGGCGTCATCCACGACTATTCCCAGACCGGGGAAACCATCTACGTGGAGCCCTTTTTCCTGGTGGAGATCAACAATCGCCTCCAGGAACTCAAAAACGAGGAGCGCGAGGCCGAGGCCCGGGTCATGGCCTTTTTGACCGGCCTGGCCCGGGACGAGCGCCGGGAAGTGGCGGCCTCCTACCGCCTGCTCGTGGATTGCGACGTGCTGTGGGCCAAGGCCGCCTTGTGCGATGCCTTTGGTGGCACGCTGCCCGAGGTCGCCCAGGGCCGGGCCGTGCGCCTGCTCGCCGCCCGCCATCCCCTGCTGGCCCTGGCCGGCCCGGATTCCGCCGTGGCCCAGGACCTGGAACTGGCCCCCGACCAACGGGCGCTTATCGTCACTGGGGCCAACGCCGGCGGCAAGACCGTCTGTTTGAAGACCTTGGGGCTTCTGGCCGCCATGGCCCTGTCGGGGTTGCCCGTGCCGGCCGGGGAGGGCAGCAGCCTGCCCTTTTTCGCCAAGATTTTCGTCTTTCTCGGCGACGAGCAAAGCCTTGAGGACCATTTGTCCACCTTCACGGCCCAGATCCGCCACCTCTCGCGCGTCTGGCCGGACATCGACGCGGACACGCTGGTGCTCCTTGACGAATTCGGGGCCGGCACCGACCCGTCCCAGGGCGCGGCCTTGGCCCAGGCCGTGGTGGACGGTCTCCTTGACCGGGGGGCCTATCTGGCCGCCGCCACCCACTTTCCGGCGCTCAAGGCCTACGGTCTGTCCCGGGAAGGCGTGCGCGCCGCCTGCATGCTCTTTGATCCGGCCACCAAAAAGCCGCTCTACCGTCTGGCCTACGATCAGGTCGGGGCGTCCATCGCCCTGGACGTGGCCCGGGAGCACGGCCTGCCCGAGGAC is from Solidesulfovibrio magneticus RS-1 and encodes:
- a CDS encoding glycosyltransferase family 4 protein, with the protein product MGRKVANAAFLDALARRDPFDAYHFFMPSERERQRQEGLLAARYPALAGRGAFKVLTRQELPAALGTTDYAVFHLSDCLTAQARLAAARNALSRVIFPITGGIHSLSYAHYQRDFLAHLAPATTRRDAIVCTSKAGREAVTALFKALRRGYGLSPEAYPAPELALIPLGVEPDDWRRLDGQERAEARAAWGIAPQGTVLLMFGRVSHSSKMDLLPLFRAVQRLMASGLDVSNLMLVVAGWTDDDDPFLGTLAALAANVGLRLVLVRRPDEAAKRQLFGLADAFVSLADNPQETFGLTLLEAMAACLPVVASDYDGYRDIVAPGRTGWLLPTLGLPRSPARDVLAPLCYDNHTHLRLAQATAVSVPALAEALATVLGDPDKARGLGEAGRERAVAQFTWDACVGRHLELWKRLAAQPVPDRDQLAATPHPWTLAYDEVFAGYPSGRLGDDLRLVWTRAGQAVYHRQDFPVIYAELSREVRPEALRVLVFLARGGCPGLTLARRLAAAVPGLDEAAAVWHVLWALKQDLLEVQKEPA
- the rsmA gene encoding 16S rRNA (adenine(1518)-N(6)/adenine(1519)-N(6))-dimethyltransferase RsmA; translation: MTRPMGHDTTERGDGFAPAKRSLGQNFLVDPNVSAKIVAQLRIGPEDTVIEIGPGRGALSGHILAAGPRAYLALEKDRELAARLPREHPGAHPALVDALRLDWSRLDALDGAKLVGNLPYNIASPLLWDICSQASRFAVGVFMVQHEVALRLCAAPGGRQYGALTAWTSSFARFDYCFKVSPGVFRPQPKVDSAVVAVTPRASKERPEDPAGLATLLKRLFSMRRKQLAGILKPHWDEALAQACAGHGIEGRVRPETLTPGQFQQLAKLLKTRLPS
- a CDS encoding GGDEF domain-containing protein; the encoded protein is MTRGIRPEHVWGIGLGEEAATAVSSALGAGYVLRNWPMGSHPGARDIARAAPLVVFVVKEAWDALPLDTQKIIEEWETPQRVLVLGATQSVAEFEDVLENGFLSAVSEPLTDKKIRDVIFRAKEVKSLYDDIFRMTREIMLERELLARKTDLVLFLNRILTRASESLDPIVILDNAREDLELLLPLQALMGALWQTGEGGNLEAELFLEPDMDQTAERHWTEQLLRQAAKLAGKPMHSYKASFLDGGADHESVGVPTAPEDLITLPLRAGGQMFGLLVLYRAKGRALGKDQVQALYASINHLALALKNAALFNQVKIRADHDGLTRIHNRRAFDERLIDELRRHQRYRHAMSLLMVDIDHFKGINDRYGHLVGDHVLREVGSILSETLRSTDFTARYGGEEFVVILPQTAEEQARILAERLRGAIAEARFVHDGEDFSITVSIGVSALQPGALTRRKDLLEKADKALYQAKHLGRNQVCTSLGPVTRSVDALSAVQAG
- a CDS encoding cysteine hydrolase family protein produces the protein MEDLLIVVDMLNDFIHPDGKLYFPKGAAVVEACARLRRAFRDAGLPVVHAADAHPVDSREFADWPPHCLAGSWGARVIDELAPAAGELVAHKDAMSLFSHAAVDGLLQGLGVKRLWLCGVATEYCVQACALDAAARDYGVTVAVDAIAGVDMMPGASQAALEAMARAGVRLVSCDDVLSAF
- a CDS encoding endonuclease MutS2; translated protein: MESRTLSLLEFPKVLDRLAGYAASEPAAAACRALGPMGDAARLATEQRKLVEALELRRDRAFEFTAFPDIEPLFAVLESERRVLDLDALVALSHVLSRVAALREALGREEGDSVLGAIVYRTPWAKKTQAALARCLGPDGRLKDESSPELFSVRQEIRSIHQTILTKVKEFISERELGPLLQDDYVTISSDRYVLPLRANFKGRLPGVIHDYSQTGETIYVEPFFLVEINNRLQELKNEEREAEARVMAFLTGLARDERREVAASYRLLVDCDVLWAKAALCDAFGGTLPEVAQGRAVRLLAARHPLLALAGPDSAVAQDLELAPDQRALIVTGANAGGKTVCLKTLGLLAAMALSGLPVPAGEGSSLPFFAKIFVFLGDEQSLEDHLSTFTAQIRHLSRVWPDIDADTLVLLDEFGAGTDPSQGAALAQAVVDGLLDRGAYLAAATHFPALKAYGLSREGVRAACMLFDPATKKPLYRLAYDQVGASIALDVAREHGLPEDILERANRYLLLDGNDTGLVFDRLNDLALRREHELEAIAAKRLAEEGKIQKLKDNLKKAQDKLVEEIRELSRDIVRRHEAGRLGRKEAQKALADVRKRLIDESNELTGGPGGEAAAVAFDLSVVAPGDSVQVTSWNKIGVVREKDLKRQAAKVDIGGVSLWVNVADLAPAAGKPAKAGGGAVVTPTASEAKGLGLVVDLRGMRADVAESELLAFVDNALLRGHGELEVIHGRGTGALRREVHRMLKDHPQVASFAIAPEDRGGDGMTMVTLK
- a CDS encoding HU family DNA-binding protein translates to MTKADLVGKIAEKTGLTKANAERALNAFIEAIEETLVGEGKITLTGFGTFMVDERKARTGRNPRTGAEINIPASKVVKFRPGKLLKDAIQ
- a CDS encoding GatB/YqeY domain-containing protein is translated as MNLIARIESDYLASMKARDELTLGVLRMLKSAAKNRQVELRRPLTEDEYCDVLAKQAKQRRESIEQFAKANRADLVEKEERELGVLLAYLPAPLTDDELAAAVNAAVTDLAAASMKDMGKVVQAVLAAHKGRVDGKRVSDAVKARLAS
- the rpsU gene encoding 30S ribosomal protein S21 — translated: MPGVYLEESDNFDVALRRFKKQVEKSGILSELKKRQHFEKPSVMRKKKKAAARKRLLKKMRKINMM